A window of Methylocaldum szegediense genomic DNA:
GTTTGAGTGAGCACGAGGCTCGTCAGTTGCCGGGGCGTCATCCCCAGCGAACGAAGAACGGCGAATTCCCGCGTTCTCTCGAGCTGTATCGCCAAGAGCGCGCTCAAGATGCCGATCAGCGCAACGCCGATGGCTAGCAGGCGCAACACGTGGGTGACGGCGAAGGTACGTTCGAAAAATGCCATGGAGGCATCGCGGATCTCTCTGTTCGAACGGATCAGTACGGCGCCGGCTGTGCCGGCGAGTTTGCGGATACTGGATTTTGCCTCTTCTGCCGTTACGCCGCTTGCGAGATAAAGGCCTAGCGAGGTGACGCCGGCATCGTTCCAAAGTTCGGTGTACAGGTCCCGCCGCAGGATCACGAGCCCTTGATCAGAGCGGTAATCGAAAAGGACGCCGGCGATGACCAACGATTTCATACCTCGTGACGTGCTCAGCGTCAGTGAATCGCCTGCTCGTAGCCCGTGCCGCGCGGCAAAAGGTTCGGAAACGATGACGACCGGTTCGGTCATGAAGCGTTTCCAAATATTCTGGTCGTCGCCCGATTTGAAGTGGAACGCGGACCGTTCCGGGAAGGCCGGCTGATAAGCCATGAGTTCGACACGGCCTAAGGAAGATTCGGCAAAGGTTCGGCGTGCGAGGCTGAAACCTGCGATATCGGGCAAACGAATGGCTTTCTCGATCAGAGTAGACGGCAGGGGATCACTCGCGATCCCGGGAGCGGCCGGGCGGGCAACATAAAGATCGGCCTGAAGCAGTTGTTCCAACCAATCGGCGATGGTGACGCGAAAACTCTCGACCATTGTGCCGACACCGATAGCGACCGCTACCGAAACGCTCAAAGCCGCCGTTGCCAGGCCAGTGCGGCTGAGCGCGGCGGAGGTGCCGCGGATGGCCAGGCGAACGATTGGACTCGCGGTACGCGGACAAAAATGCGTAAGCCCCAGCATGGCAGTCGGAATGAAGAGCGCGTAAGCACCGGCTACCAGGAAGATGCCGGCTATGGCTGGAATCAGACCAGCGTTCCGCCAATTCAAGAGGAAAACTCCCAGAAGTCCGCAAATCAGCCCCGACAATGCCAGTTTCGGCAGCCATCGGCGCACGCTTTGTTCCAGGCTGGAACGGTGCTGGGTGCGGACGGGGCGGGTCGAGGCCGCATCCAGGGCGGCAGGCAAAGCGGCCAATACCGAGGCCGAGATGCCGATCGCGAGGCTACGCAGTAGGGCGGTAGGAGAGACCGAAAATTGCGTGACCGTAACGACGAAATACATATCGTTGATGGTGCGGGCTATTTGATCCAGTAGCGCGCGAGCCGCAGCCAGTCCGAACATCAGGCCAAGCAGGCTGCCGGCTAGGCCGAGCAAACCGGATTCGCGCAGGATTTCGCCCATGACTTGGGCACGGGTAACGCCGAGAATGCGAAGATTGGCAAGTAGCGGCCGGCGTTGCAGCACCGCGAAACTCATGGTGTTGTAGATCAGGAAAAGCCCTACCAGCAGGGCCATCAGGCTCATCGCTTTCAAATTGGTTTCGAAGGCACGGGTCATGCGAGTCGTGGCGGTGTTTCTTCCAGCGGCATCCACCAGCGTCACATTTTCCGGCAGCAGACCCTGGAGTTTTTGGAGTTCGCCAGGATCGTCCGACAAGACGAGGTCGATACGGTCGAGCCGACCGATTTTGCCTAGTATCTCTTGGGCGGTGGCGATGTCGGCGAGGAGCAAGCCTTCCAGGGCGGGATCAGGTTTTTCTTCGGGATCGATATAGCCCACCACCCGTATTGTCTGAGGCGAACCCGCGACGTCCACGGTCAACTGGGCACCCGGACCGACACCGAGACGTTCGGCAGTGATGCGGGATATCAGCACCGTGCCGGGTTCCGTGAGGAGATCGACCAGCGCGGCCAGTGCCGATTGCGCGATCCCCTGGCGTATCGGGCTTTCGGCAAAAGGATCGAAACCGGCAAGGCGCAGGGTTTCTCCACCCGCTTCGACGTAGCCTTCGACGACTGGCGCCATCGTCAGATCGCCCAGATCGCGTCGGAGTTGCGGGTAAAGTTTTTCATCGAGCGTTCCAGATCCAGCCAGGATGTGATGGGTGGTTTTTCCGGTCAGTGCCGTCATCGAAAGCTGAAAGGCCCGGCGCGAGCTTTCTACCGCGAGATCGACCGAAACCAGCATCGCCACCCCGAGCGCGATGCCGCAAACCGCAAGTACGAGCTGTAGCGGATGGCGGTAGAAATGTCGCCGATTGGCTGTATTCAGCAGCGTCATCACGGCCTCAGCTTGCCGTCGCGGATTTCCCACACGGCGTCGGCGCGTTCCGCCACTTCCCGGCTGTGGGTAGCGACCAGCAGGGTCTTTCCGCTCTTTCTGACGAGATGATCGAGGAGATCCAGGATATGTTGGCCGGTCGTACTGTCCAGATTGCCGGTCGGTTCATCGGCGAGTATCAGAGCGGGGTCGTGCACTAGCGCCCGTGCCAGGGCGACCCGTTGTTGTTCTCCTCCGGAAAGCGAATCCGGATAACTGCCATGCCGGTCGGCCAGACCGACCTCGTCGAGCAGCGCAAGCGCCCGTTCTTGGGCTTCCGCGGCGGAAAACCCGTTCAGCTCGGCGGGTAGAGCGACGTTTTCCAGCACCGTCAAGGTCGGCAATAGATTGAAAAACTGATAGACGAAGCCGATATGTCGACGTCGAAACAACGTGCGATCCGGTTCGCGCAGGCCGTTTAGTTCGAGTCCTCGGACGATGATCGAACCGGAATCGGCTGTGTCTAGCCCCGCGATCAGATTCAACAGGGTCGATTTTCCCGATCCGCTCTGGCCCAGCAGGGCCACGAAAGAGCGTTCGCCAATCTCGGCGTCGATGCCCAGAAGCACCAGACGGCGTCGGTCGCCTTCGCGGTAGCTGTGCGTCACGCCGCGCAGAATCAGCAACGGCTGCTCGGGGTTGATGACAGTCGGAGTTTGAGTGTGCAAAACGCGCTTGACGAATGATCGGTGTCGCTTAGGACGGCACGTCGAAGTAATGGATGCTGAACAAGTTTCGGTCGTCCAGCCAACATCCCTGCACCTGGAATCCCGCTGTTCGGGCCAACGTTTGAAACTCGTGTACGGTGTATTTGTAGGAATTTTCCGTGTGCACCGATTCGCCCTCGGCGAAACTCAGAATTTCTCCAGCCAAGCGAACATTTTGGGCGCAGCGACTGATGAGGTGCATCTCGATCCGGCTCTCCCCGGCGTTGTAGAAAGCGTAATGATAGAACCGGTTCGGATCGAAGTCGGCATCCAACTCCGCATTGAGGCGGTGTAACACGTTCAGGTTGAATTCCCGGGTCAGACCTTGTGCGTCGTTGTAGGCCCGGTGCAGCACCGCTGGATCTTTCTTGAGATCGACACCGATCAGCAGGCCGCCGTCCCGCCCGACGAGCCGTGCGACCATTCGAAGAAAAGCCAGCGCATCACGCGGTTCGAAGTTGCCAATAGTCGATCCCGGAAAAAACACGACTTTTTTCGATCCGATCGATACCGGCGCTGCCTCGAAAGACTCGAAACCCGCGGTATAGTCCATGCACACGGCATGCACGTGCAACCATTGGTATGCGGTTCCTAGCGCCTCTACCGAGCGTTTGAGATGATCCTTGGAAATGTCGATCGGCATGTAGACAGCGGGACGCAGAGTTTCCAGCAGGATCTGGACTTTTTGGCTGTTGCCGCTGCCCGGTTCGATGAGAACGCAGTTCTGGCCGATGGTTTCCGCGATCGCCGCGGCGGAATCGTGGAGAATGCCGGTTTCCGTGCGGGTCGGGTAGTACTCCGGCGTTTCGCAGATCGCTTCGAACAGCTCGCTGCCGCGCTTATCGTAGAACAGTTTCGGCGGTAGTCGCTTTTTCGGGCTGCGAAGTCCTTTCAGCACCTCGTCGAGGATGTCCGTCGGCGCCGGCTCTCGGTCGGTGAATCGGATGCGTCCAGCGGTCACGAGGCGTCCTCCGCCAGGCGAATGCCGGTAAATTGCCAGCGGTCCGGCGGATAGAAGAAGTTCCGATAGGTGGCGCGGATGTGCGACTTCGGTGTCGCGCACGATCCGCCACGAAGCACCATCTGATTGCACATGAACTTGCCGTTGTATTCGCCGATCGCGCCCGCCAGCGGTTTGAATCCGGGGTAGGGTGCGTAGGAACTCTGGGTCCACTCCCAGACGTCCCCGAACATCTGCGCGATACGGTGTTCTACCGGTTGCGAGATCGCGACGGGGTGATAACGGCCCGATTCGCGGAAATTCCCCTGGATTGCGCAATCGGCGGCCGCGCATTCCCATTCGGCTTCAGTCGGCAGACGCTTGCCCCGAAAACGCGCATAAGCGTCCGCTTCGTAATAACTGACATGGCAAACGGGTTCGTTTTCGTCAAGGGGGCGCATACCCGACAACGTCATCAGCCACCATTTGCCGTCGATGTACTCCCAATAAAGCGGTGCCTGCCATCCTCGCTGTTTTAACGCGGCCCAGCCGTCCGACAGCCATAAATCTGCCCGCCGATACCCGCCGGCTTCGATGAACTCCAGGAATTCGCCGTTGGTGACGAGGCGCGAGGCAAGCCGATAATCCCGAAGATAGACTTTGTGCCGCGGCGTTTCGTTGTCATAGGCGAAGCCCGAGCCGCTATGACCGATCTCCTTGAGTCCGCCGTCGTAGTCCAACCACTCCAATGCCGGCGCCGAGCGCGTTTTCGGGTGCTTGACGGTGCTGTACGCAGGGCGCAGCGGATTGATGCCGAAGTTGTATTTGATGTCGGTGAGGAGGAGTTCCTGGTGCTGCTGCTCATGATTCAGGCCCAAGGCCAGACGAGCGGCGATCTCGTCTTGCTGCGAAGCTGGCGGCGCGCTTAGGAGTTCCGTCACGGCCTCGTCGACGTGAGCCCGGTACCGGTAGATCTCGTCCACGGTAGGCCGCGTCAGCAAGCCCCGCTGGGGCCGGGGAAAGAATGCCCCTACCGTTTCGTAATAGGAATTGAATAAATAGCCATATCGTTCGTGGAAGAGTCGATAGGACTTCAGATAAGGGATCAACAGGAAGGTTTCGAAAAACCAGGTGGTATGAGCCAGATGCCATTTCGGCGGACTGACCTCGGGCATGGCCTGGACGACATAGTCCTCGATGGCCAACGGAGCACACAAGGTTTCGCTGTCGCTGCGAACGGCCCGATAGGCACCGATTAAGGTGGTTAAATCTTCTCCGAGAGCGAAGCGAGCGGAAAGGTCGGTTTGAATCATGTTTTGCCTCCCGGGTGCCAGGAGGCATTCTAAGACGTACAGCCGGTTATGGCTAATCGTAGTCTTACTACTGGAGGGTATGCGCGGCGAAGCGCGTTGGATTGACCTGAAAGCACTCCAACCTGCCTTTATACCTGGACTAAGAAATATCGGCCAGGTCAATCTGGGACAGGGACGCCCCGGCGCGGCGGCAAGCCGCGTGACCCTAGGCCAGGTATCTTCAGGCTGGGCAGTGGCCCGTAAACACCGGAGAGGTATTTACGGGCCCGATTAGAAAGGCAGCCTGAATCACAATTGTTCGCGAAATCCCGTCCACCATTCGCCATCCGCCCGCGTTAGGAACGCTTGACCGGCATGGACGGCGGCGGCCAGCTCGCTCCGGCGAGCGTTCAACAGGGCCAGTGTGGACGCTCGATAATAGCCGTGGCACCGGTTGCAGTAGAGCGGCTGGATAAGCCAGGGCTCCAGCCGGCCCATGACCGCGCCTGCGCCGCGACGTTCGGCGTCGGCGAAAAGGTACTCGAGTACGTGGGTTTCGTGATTTTCGCTTGCGGCAATCTGCATCACCTCGGCAACGCGGTGAGGCGAAAGATAATAAAGGTACCAGCCTACCAGCTTGCCGCCCTCGGTGCGGATCTGCCGCCCAATCAGCGATCCGCGCGAGACGACGCGCGACATCTCGTCCAAAAGCCAAGCTAGATAGGTTTCGTCGTAATCGGGGCGAAGACGCCAGCGTGTCGAAAGTTGAGGCCAAGCCGAAGCCATCGCTTTCGGAGCGAGATCTTCCTCAATTAGACGTACTGGGGGCCGTGCCGAACGTGGCCGCCTTTTTTTTACTAGAGCCCCTAACGCGCGGTCGAGGAGTATCGACAGCGGTTGGCAGATGGTCATGAGCTTCCGGAAACCGGGATACTTCCGGGCGATGTATTCGCTGGCAAATGTCGCGGGCCGGAGCAGGTGTATCCAGCCTAGGCAGTGCACGTGTACGGTTTGTCCACCGAGCCGCTCCCATAGGAAACGCCCCTGCTCGTTCGCGCCATCGGTAATCGATAGGTCCTGGGGACCGTTAAGGAAGTGCCGAAGCAGAAATACTCCGGCGCCTTTGGCCCGAGCTTCCGGCAGGGTGGCGAACGGTCCGCTGCAGGCCATCCGCATCGGCCGGCCGTCGAACGTCATGCGCTGTACACTCACTCTCAGAAAGCCGGCAACTCGACCCTCGGCATCTTCGTAGACCAGCGATGGTATTTCGGGATCGTAGCCGGGCGTTTCCAGACACAAACGGCGAATGTAATCGGCGAGTCGGCCCGGTTCGGTGGGGCAATCGGTACGGAAGACCTGTTGAAGCACCGCCGCCGCAGCGTCGACGTCATCGGGCGTGAGCGGGCGAATGCCCTGGCGGCGGAGCGTTCTGACGCGTGCCAGCTCAAGCGACATCGACGAGATTTCGCTGGCTTTCGATATAAGCGGCGATTCGGTTCACCGAGCGAAACTTTTCCAGGTTCAGATCCAAATCGTCGAGCGATACCGAGATACCGAACTCCCGCTCCAATTGAGCGATCAGATTGACGAGCAGCAGAGAATCGAGCAGTCCGCTATCCACGAGATCGGCATCGGGTTCGGAGATTTCGATATTGAGACGATCGAAAAGGATTCGAGTGACTGTTTGGGTCAGCGGTTGGATGCTTTGAGGCATGCTGTACTCCGGTGTTCATGGGCCAATAAATCGAATAACAGGCGATCCAGATATCGATCGCCCAACCGATGGCAGCAACGCCGGCGTCCGATCGGTCTGAATCCGACCTTTTCCAAAACCCGAATGGACGCGACATTGATCTCCACGGCCCAGGCGGTAATCGCTTGCAGTCCCAAGCGGCCGAAGCCGTGGTCCAGGAGTTCGAGTACCGCCCGAGTGGTGTGGCCGCGAGCCAAATAGGTCTTGTCGCCGAGGACGTACCAGAGCGTGGCGGTCTTGAACCAAGGCGAGATGTCGCTCAACCCGACCAGACCGATGGGCCGCGCATTCTCTCGAGGAGCGAAAAGGCGCAAATAGTGGGTGTCCCGCTGGGCCATCACTTTCAGTAAGAGCGGCGTCAGGATCTGTGTGTCGCCGCCGAAATCGAGCCAACGGTAGTTTTCCTCGGCGGCGAGCCATTCGGCGGCGGTTGTCAGCCAATCGTCGTCAAGTTTCCGCAGAAGTGTCATGCCGAAACAGATTCCGCAAGAGAGGTCGGTCGATCTTTCCGTTGGCGTTCTTCGGGAGTCGCTCCATCGCCAGCCAACGCGTCGGCAAGGCGTAGCTGGGTAGCAGCCGGGATGCCTGTCGCCGCAAGTAGGGCGGTGACACGCTCTGACCCTGGCGCGGCACATAGGCGCAGCAGATGGTGTTGCCCTCGAAGCCGTCGGTGGGCAAGGCCACCACGGCGCATTCTTCGAGGCATTCGAGCGAATGGAAGGCCGCTTCGACTTCTCCGAGATCGATACGGTAGCCGCGGCTCTTGATCTGGGTGTCGGCGCGTCCGACGAAGTAAATGAGGCCGTCCTCGCCACGTCTCGCGAGATCGCCGGTCTTGTAAATGCGATCTTTGGGGTTGGATGCGCCAGGATAGGGTAGAAAGGCCGCCGCTGTTTTCTCAGGATCTTTCCAGTAGCCGGGACTCAGGCCCGCCCCGCGGATATATAGATCGCCGATCTCGCCGGGTGGGACTTCGTTCAGATGGGCGTCCAGGACCAGCAGCTCTTCGCCGGCGCAGGCGGTGCCGATCGGAATGGGGGTCAAAGCGTCCCGTGGACATTCGGGCACGGTGTAGTAACTGCTCGCGATCGTTGCCTCGGTCGGTCCGTAAAGATTGGTGAAACGGACATGGGGCAGTCGCTGCATGAAATGGATCAGGGTAGGCGTAGGCAAGACCTCGCCGCACCAGAGCATCCGCTTGAGCGTAGGGAAGTCGTTCTGCATCACGACGTCGTGCTTGGCCATGAAGTTCAATACCGAAGGCACCGAGAACCACTGGGTCAATCCATTCGAGCGAATGAACTCGGCGAGCCCGTGCGGTAACAAGTTGAGCTGCGGCGGGACCATGTGCAGTTCGGCGCCCGCGGAGAGCGTGCCGTAAACGTCGAACGTAGAGAGATCGAAATGCAGGGCTGTATGCCCCGAGATCCGGTCGCCGGGTTCGAGCCTGAAATAGTTCCGTGCCCATTCTACGAAGGCGATCACGTTACGGTGAGTGATGGGCACTCCCTTGGGGACGCCGGTAGACCCGGAGGTGAACAGAATGTGGGCGATATCGTCCGCGGTGTTTTCGTACTCAGGCGGATCCGAGGGATAGGTATCTACCTCACTCATATCGAAACAACTGGCGAATAGCCGACCCTCCAGTCGGCATCGCTCGATCGAGCCGATCTTCAAGGAGTGCTCGCCGATCTCCTTCAGGATGTCATCCAGAAGCATGACCGTGTCGGCCGAGACCAGCGCACCCCAAGGCTCGGAGATCCGGATCATTGGGGCCAGGCGTGCGGGAGGACTGGCCAGGTCGACCGGGATGTAGGCCGCATCCGCCTTGATCACCCCGAGCATGGCGACTATGGCTGCGGGCGACTTGGGTATTAACAGGCAGATGCGGTCGCCGCGGCGGCAGCCGGCTTCGCGCAATCGCCAAGCCAATTGCGAACTGGTTGTTTCAAGCTCTCCATAGGTTAGGGAGGAACGCCCAAGAGTCACGGCGACGGCGTTAGGGCGCAGTTCGGCCTGTCGCGACGCGTAATCTTGCAGCAGCTTAGGCACAGCGCTTACCCTGCCAAAGCTTCCCGAAAAACGACTGCGGTATGCTCCAGTTCCTCCTCACTGGGGGGAATATCGAGGATGAACGTGCGATAGCCGAGTCCGATATAGCCGGCGATTTCCCGGGCCACGCGTTCGTAGCTTCCTACTAGGTAAGGGCAAAACGTTCGGTAATTGTGAAAAGGCCCGAGCCAATAAGGATGATCGTAGTCCACGGCGGGGCTATGCGACGAAAGTTGTTTGTGCCATTCTGAATCGGACACTTTCATGGCCAGTTGGTGGGCCAGTTGTCCTTCGCGGGTTTCGGGAAAACGCTCGAGGGCAACCCGCCAGGCCTCCTCGGCCGAGTGGCGCGCCACGATGCCCACGCGAACGCCGCAGGGTACCCCCGCGCCTTTTTCTACGCCGCGCTCTTCATTCGGAGGCAAGGGATACTTGATCGCAGTGGCGTCTATGGCCCGAGCCGCCGCCATGCCAGCGTCCGAGGAGCCCGATATCAGGATGCCCGGCTGCAGCGAAGGCGGCAGCTGCGGAGACATCTTGAGATTGTGGATATGGTAAAACTTTCCTTCGAAGCTCACGCCCGACGGACTTTTCAGCAATTTCCGGATGATGAGCGTGTACTCGGTCGTACGGGCATAGCGTTCGTCATGAGGCGTATCGTCGCCTAAAGCCACCAAGTCATTGCGAAAGCCGCCGGCCAGCATGTTCAAATAGATGCGTCGCCCATAGAGAAAGCCCAGCGTCGCAACTTTCTTTGCAGCCGTGTAAGGGTGCATGTAAATCGGCTGGACGGCGACCAGAGGAGAAAGCGTGGCGGTGTGTTCCAGGATCAATTGGCTCACCAGCCACGGGTCGGCCAGAGAATTGTCGGTGTACACCAGAATACCGCGACATCCGATGCGCTCGCTCCAGCGCGCTACCTCCACGACGCGCTGCCGGTAGGTCTTCGGATCACCGGCGGTGGATTGAGGACAGGTCGAAAAAACATCTATCGCATCGAGACCGATGCGAGTTTTTCCATAGAAATCAGCAGGTGCGCTGGTACTTTGAAGCTGCGACATAAGGCCTTCCTTGGACTTGTCGTTTCGGATCGTTGGTTAAAGTCCGCCCGGTACGCACGGGGCGGCTATAGTTGTTATCGGCCGGGCAATCAGATCGACCGAATTACGCGCTTTCTCGATTCGGTATCCATGAATCTCGGAAAGAGCATTCGAATCGTTGCCCAAGCGGCATATTCATATAAACGCCTGACGGTCCGATTCGCCCATTCGTACGTTTACCTATGTTCCGGGACATGACCGAAAACCGGGATGGCGGGCACGCGTTCGACACCCTGTATGTCTCGCGGAGAATCGACACCCTCCACATTACGGTAAGCGGACCCGGCGACACCCGTGCGTACCGGTTTGTTTGGGACGGGCTGATCCAGGAGTCGTTTCCGATGGGCATCCGCCTGGTACTGACTGTCGACGATATCCGCGGTCGGACCGTTCCGGACAGCGTACTCGTCATCCCGCTGAACGTCCGTAAAATCATCGGCACCGCGAACGCAGGGACCCCGACGATGCGGGGAATTACCGGTTTCAGGTCATCAACGGCTCAAAACACCAAACGGTCACCATGCCCCCAACGGGATGGTAACCTCGATATCCAAGTAAATCACGTATGCGAACGATCACGGTTATTTCATCGGTCACCTTGGATGGGATCATACAAGGCATGGGCGCACCGCAGGAGGATCACAGCGGCGGCTTCCGCTTCGGCGGCTGGACCAGGCCATACGGCGACGCGGTCAGTGCGGCCTTGGTCAGGGAAAAATTGGACCAGTCCTCCGACTACTTGTTGGGCCGCCATACCTTCGAGATCTGGGAACCTTATTGGCCGCATCATGCGGACTACTGGCCCAACATCAATACCGGCCAAAAATATGTGCTGTCAAATACGCGCCGGCAATCCGATTGGGCGAACACTACGTTCATCCGTACCGTGGATGACATCCGCAGCCTGAAAGCATCGGATGGGCCGACGCTACAGGTCTGGGGCAGCGGCAAACTGGTGCAGTTGCTGCTGCGGCACGACCTGGTGGACGAATTGCACCTCCAGGTTTTCCCGCTACTGCTGGGTCAGGGCAAAAAGTTGTTCGATGATCAGTCCTCGCCCACGGCGTTCGAATTGATCGACAGCCAGGTAACCACGACGGGCGTTATCGCCAGCCACTACCGGCGGATCGGTAATGTGGAGGCGAACCCTGAACCGGCCGGTAAGCGCCGGTAGCGCCCGCGTGGTTAGGCCTGTGCAGCGTGTTGGCGCAGCTTCCACGCCAGCGCCGCATAACTCAGCAGGCTGAACACTGCGGTCAAGACTCCCGACAGCAGGATCGGTCTGACGCTATCGGACGACGTACCGCTCTGCATCAGTAGGGTCCGATAGCCGCTCAGGAAATGCGCCGGCGGAAGGATGTCTGCTGCCCGGGAACGGCCTCGGGCATCTGGCTCAACGGCCGGGTATGGCCGCTCAGCACCAAGCATGGCGTCGCCACGACCGTCAGGATTTCGGTGGCCTTCAACTGGTTGGGCACCAGAATGCCGGCGAGTATGCCCAGGAACGATGCCGAAGCCACGAACAGCCCTGCAGCCCCCAATTGCCACGGCGTCCCCCGCTGACGTCAATCGCTAGGCGACGGTTCGGTTTTGCGCACCGTGCGAGACATCGGATTCACGGTTTTCAATCGATCCGCGAGATAACGCTGCATGAATCGCCCAGCCAGCGGCAGAAGGGCGGCGCCAAAAGATGCGTGGCCCAAACGAATTCTACGCCACGCGTTTTGCACGGCCGTCACGTCGCCTTGTTGTCTTATCCGATCTAGGTAAAGCAGGATCGCGTCCCGCGCGCGGGCGGAGTGGCCACATGCGAGATTGTCGATGGTTTGGTGGAGTTGAACGATCGTGGGGTCGATGCCGTGATGGCCAAGAATATCCGCGGCCTCCATGTAGCCGGCGCCGAGGCCGCTAAGCTCGATGGCCAGATTAAGACCCAAGAGCTCCGGGAAATAGCGATCCTTTAGCAGCCCGATAGCGAGCATGTAAACCGGGAATTCAAAGGCAGCGTCAATAAACCTCGCATCGCGGGCGAAATCCTCGGTTTCGAACTCAGGGGTCGTCAAGCTCAAGCTTTGGAGCAGTCGCCGATAGACGTTGGCGTGATTCCGTTCGGGGTTGCCGTTTCCCACTTCGTCAGCATAGATCTGTAGTAAATGCCGTTCCACCTCCCCGAGGTTCTCGGAAGCCGTCGGAACAGCGGCCAGCCAGCACCCGTCCACCAGGATGGAAGGTGCGAGTTGTAGAGCCGCCCAGACGCAAAAATCCCGA
This region includes:
- a CDS encoding ABC transporter permease; the protein is MGAAGLFVASASFLGILAGILVPNQLKATEILTVVATPCLVLSGHTRPLSQMPEAVPGQQTSFRRRIS
- a CDS encoding dihydrofolate reductase family protein, with the protein product MRTITVISSVTLDGIIQGMGAPQEDHSGGFRFGGWTRPYGDAVSAALVREKLDQSSDYLLGRHTFEIWEPYWPHHADYWPNINTGQKYVLSNTRRQSDWANTTFIRTVDDIRSLKASDGPTLQVWGSGKLVQLLLRHDLVDELHLQVFPLLLGQGKKLFDDQSSPTAFELIDSQVTTTGVIASHYRRIGNVEANPEPAGKRR
- a CDS encoding LLM class flavin-dependent oxidoreductase, with protein sequence MSQLQSTSAPADFYGKTRIGLDAIDVFSTCPQSTAGDPKTYRQRVVEVARWSERIGCRGILVYTDNSLADPWLVSQLILEHTATLSPLVAVQPIYMHPYTAAKKVATLGFLYGRRIYLNMLAGGFRNDLVALGDDTPHDERYARTTEYTLIIRKLLKSPSGVSFEGKFYHIHNLKMSPQLPPSLQPGILISGSSDAGMAAARAIDATAIKYPLPPNEERGVEKGAGVPCGVRVGIVARHSAEEAWRVALERFPETREGQLAHQLAMKVSDSEWHKQLSSHSPAVDYDHPYWLGPFHNYRTFCPYLVGSYERVAREIAGYIGLGYRTFILDIPPSEEELEHTAVVFREALAG